ttacatttacaacAATTACAGGCATGTCGTCGCTCAAAGCacacatatattataaaattacatagaCTACTGCACAGTCTTTACGAAGCTAACTCATTCATTTACACGATGTATCAAAATCTCCACATAGCatgaaaacaaaagataattctATCTATTCATCCACTTTTAAACAATAAGTTCCCAATGACAGCAACATTACACGAGtatgtttatttatcaataaGGTGAATCTTATATAGAAATGTAAAGATATTTAGACATTTCTCATAGTATAATATTTACTTTCGTGTTTTGACTCCACTTTTCGGAGTATTTAGTGagctgttattattaatattattttgttagacACGTACTTTATGCATTCATGACAAATTAAAGGTTTTTTGTTACTGTTCCTACTTTTGAACAGAGAGTGGGACTAACTATCCCATAATAATACATCCTACTATTTCAATAACAAGCATCTCTTGTGACAGGTTTCGATCCCGCAACCTGCATAATATGAGAAAAGCGCCTTAATCACCAGACTAAACTAGAGTTTGGAAACTcctttaactgcaaaaataaaataaacatttgctaGCAAAATGTGGAAACttatttaatttgatattaaaatcgtACACAAAAAATGCAGTATAGAGATGCGTGTTAATACAAATTACATTCTGCCTGGTCATTTCGAAATCGACACCATGATATATTGCACCGCTATAAAACCTGAACTAATAAAGTATTCGGTAAAATGCGTTCAAATCCTTGAGAATATTATAATGTCGTGCCAGTGACATTCAATTTAGTCAACagattttgttaaataacaattgaacaaaattattaaaaaaatttactaACCTAaagtatgagaaaaaaaaaaaaaaaaaagatccatcCTTTAAGTTTACTAAATATTCCGTTAGAGggagttcaaaacagaaatcgcCTAAGCCGACAGCAACGAAATTGTGTGCCAATTAATTTGCAGATTTAAAAATATACtcatattagaaatattttacattacaaagGTGTGAGAACCCTACACAATTCCCATTTTCTTATGATTAGCTCATAGAAACTAGCTCCAGTTCGGACTGCACGTTCGAGTAATTTGTCTTAAGGAAATCGTTTGAAACTTGAAATCGATAGCTACGAATTCCACAGtcgtatttttttgttatattcacCGAAACGTTTAGACTGACATTCAAACTTTGCAGATAGATAAAATTATAAgtcgcaaaataaaaaaaaaaagttgataatGTAAACCCTAAAACGGATACAAATTTTATCAAATTCTTTGTTATAATTCACATAAACACAGGAATTCTAATGCAAACGTTCGTCAACGCATACAATGATACATCAAAATAAATTCAACGCCATTACAGAGCAACACTTGATTTTTTTAACTAATATGCTACAAAATCATTTTACGTCCACTGTAATGTCTTAATAATATGGACCAAAGTTACACTAAACTTACATTTTTGCTAAGCATCcaaattataactataaaatgtaACTGCGCGAGcttttaaataagttaatatactttatttaaagtcTTTATAAGTTAATAACAAAGAACTCACCTGCTTATAAGTTTTTACTTTATGTCGCACAGATGAGCAATCCCTTTTCAAGTTTCACTTTTAATTTGATCTCGATAATAGCTAACTAGCAACATTATTGACAACATAAAAGAATTTAATTtgcatttatatttacaaatttacattGGACGATCATTCattgtaaatataaacaatacagtatCGCTGTTTTTCATAATTTGATTGTTACTAGATCTCGTCAgttttgaaatgtaaaaacagcatacataaaataaaacgacatcaaaaacagaaacaataaaaatgttttgtatatctGTATATGAGATAGCGACCTGACACTGTGTTAGTTTTATCACGATGACGGAGAGCTGTCACTAACCATATTTTTTAGTTTCTCGTTTTCTTTCCTTAGATGCTGGTTTTCCTTCGCTAGTTTCAAGATTTCTGTTcgaaatattctacttttttccCACTGTTCTGTCTCTTTAACACTAGGCGTTTGCACTTCAGTGTCAGTTACTGATTTGTTCGATGACGCGGATTTAGCATCTCTTAACTTCACTTCAAGTTCTTCGACTCTGTCTTCTAGTTGAATATATTCTTGGACAAGGTCAGTTTTTGACATAGAAATTAAGCGTTCGGCATGAATGTCATCGTATGCCTCACAAAACTGTTGCTGCAAAAAGTCTTCCTCGTCTTCCGGTGAACTGTAAAATTCATCCGAAGTATCTCCTACATTCTCCTTCTGAATGTGACGGTGTCCTTGGTTAATATGTTCATAATCAGGTTCTTGAACATTGTGATCGTCCATTAAAAACTGTGTTGTATTGTATGGTGCTAGGGCCTGTCCGTGAGAAAGCATAACTTCTCGAACACGGTTTGCCTTCATTGTTTCACGTTCGTCAACTTCGCGCCTTTCCTGCcaagataatttataataaggTTTCCACTTCCTTTTCTTGTGTTTATACTTGCCTCTTCGATTTTTCTTCCTTGGTTGCATTTTGTCTGAAAGTTTTTGCCCTTCTGTATCATTTTCCTCACTTTGGCTACTATGCTGATCACAGTTGTTTTCATCATATCCACTAGGTGGCCGTTGGCGCTCAATAACTATTGGCCTTGACGTAGACTCTGAGGTAGCGTCTTCTGCTGGCTCAAGCCTTTTCGCATTAAATGTTTCGCGAGGGGAAATTAAATCGACATCTGCCATTTTGTCgatgaataaccaaaaaaattaaGCAGAAATGACTGCCAGAAAACTCGACCACTGTAATAATATcctactgaaagaaaaaaaaataactcgACACAGTATACCTAATAACCTCCAAACACTAGGCATACACGTTCTACCAACAAAATTTACTGCTCCCTGTTTATTATAGACGTAGAAAAATGTGCCCTTCTGCGCTAATAAGTAGATCCATAAGAATGGCTTATTAAATGGAGTTCCAGAAGCATtagtaaattagttttattgaacTGAATTATCATGTGACTATAAACATGTGTTTTTACGCtaattagttgtttattttaatgaaaattacttgCTCTTTGTTTGTAGCGGATTAATACACATGTGAAAAAGCTGGTAAGTCGATAAGTAACCATATGTCTCCCCATCTATTGAccaaaaatgtaactttttatatatttaaaacaaatgatgttaATCTCATGATACAATATCAACTTGATcaatggttttattttgtttaatggaTTATTGCTTTAAGTTCGTTGACAAAAACTGCCTTTTCTTCTTTACATATGGTATACTTATTGGGAAAGTTTAAAAGTAGATAACAGGTATTTACAGCAGCTAACATTTTTCTTAGTATTGATTAATATAATCATTTGAAATGCCGTTTCTTTTGAAACGTATAATAATATAACTGGTGTATGAAAATTAATAGCAGCAACGTCTCTTGTTatatcacaaaattaaattttacgaATACTCTCATATATTTTTTCAGATCACACGaacatcataattatttttaaattatgccTGGTATGGTCAAGTGTTTAGAactctcgactcataatctgtaGATCGTGAGTTCGAAAATACTtctcctttcagccatagagggcccaacatggccaggtgggttaaggccttcgactcgcaatccgaggatcgcgggtccATATCTCCAtggcaccaaacatggtcgccctctcagtcatgggggcgtaataatgtgacggtcaatcccactattcatttgtaaaagagtagcccaagagttggcggtggatggtgataactagctgccttccctctagtcttacattgctaaattaagtagcgcagatagttttcgtatagctttgcgcgaaattcacaaacaaacaaacaatcagccATAGAGACATTATTGTACGATGGTGAATTACAATACTCATTCgtaaaataatatctaaatagTTAGCACTGAGTGGTGTTGACAAGtggcattccctctagtctatcagttctaaattatgaatgactagtgcagatagacctcgtgtgaaattcaaaacaaactacattcAAGTATATTCACAAGTATGTATGTCAATAAAATTTTGCCAAAAAAGTGTGAAGTTATACTGTGATAagtatacattaaatatataagcTATAACAACATATTTCAAAAAATGAGAAGCAaaagaaatatctgaacaaaTTCAATCCattcaaagaacaacaaattatcattttCTATGGCAGTGGTTTACAAAGTAAATAGCGGCGCTTCTGTTGCGTCTCCTTTCACATAAAAATGATTTGCGCAAGTGATAATAACAGCAATACTGACATTTTCTTTAcctattttcaataattttttagaGTGAGTAAatgcgaaagtaaaaaaaaaaggacaaagtTATAGTTTTGTTAGGTTAACATCGCATCCGACagagcccttgagtagctttgcgtggaattgaaaacaaaaacttctgtTTCTTCTGTCGTTGTTTTTAGGCTCTCTAGCCAAAAGGGCGTCCCCTATAATTTGTAAAACACTGATCTGAGGTAAATGCTTTGAAAGTGGCATTACAAATATGATTGGCTGCATTATTGTCGTTGGTTTATACGTTAAATCTCTTAAGAAATTTGGgaaaaaattaaacagttataaaaatataatttttaccaaCCCTGAGAATACCATACAATTAATGAAGTTAGGATTAATTTATTTATGgtacaaatatgcattttacagttaataaaaatttCTCATCAAAAATTAGTAAGCCCAAATACTGATCAGATTCAGAGTATCACTTAAGTCCTAACGAAGCCAGTTCTTTATAAAAAGCTCACTAGAAAGTACTTAAAGCCATAAATCAAGACTTCAGAAAGTTAAAATTTGTACTCataagttagttttaaagtaatGGATTATTCGTtgtattacgttacgtattataatttatctcggcgGCTCGTCTG
Above is a genomic segment from Tachypleus tridentatus isolate NWPU-2018 chromosome 11, ASM421037v1, whole genome shotgun sequence containing:
- the LOC143231840 gene encoding protein HEXIM1-like; its protein translation is MADVDLISPRETFNAKRLEPAEDATSESTSRPIVIERQRPPSGYDENNCDQHSSQSEENDTEGQKLSDKMQPRKKNRRGKYKHKKRKWKPYYKLSWQERREVDERETMKANRVREVMLSHGQALAPYNTTQFLMDDHNVQEPDYEHINQGHRHIQKENVGDTSDEFYSSPEDEEDFLQQQFCEAYDDIHAERLISMSKTDLVQEYIQLEDRVEELEVKLRDAKSASSNKSVTDTEVQTPSVKETEQWEKSRIFRTEILKLAKENQHLRKENEKLKNMTVPSEQQYVCGLTTLETGFRPPWWAEHR